The genomic window TGTGTCTTTGTGCCTTAAGGGCTGAATAGTTACAAAAATTTTCCCTCAACTTTCATTACCCCCTGAACGGTTACATTCTTCATTCCGAAATCCGCAATCCGAAATCCGCAATCCGAAATCCGGTAAATCCGGTCATTCCTCCAGCCGAAGTTTCTCGAATATTCGTTTCTCGGCCTCTACACTCTTTTGCTTATAGATTTCTTCCCCGACGTTTTCTTCTTCTGGGGCTTCCGTATCAACCATAGTATCCGCTTCATTAACAGAGGCACTCTCAGTATAGCCGGTAGGCTCAGTGCCTCGTATAAAGACCTCTTTAATAACGTTCCCTTCTTTATCAACCACCAATAAACCGTTTTTCCTGTCTACGATGGCGAAAGAGACATTCCTGGGGACATTAAATTCATAAGGGGGCACGTCTTTAAGCACTTCCTGCATAAAGGCCGTCCATATTGGAGCCGCGGCTCTTCCTCCGGTCTGACCACGTCCCAGAGATTTTCGATTTCGGTCATATCCTACCCAAACGACCGCCGTCAGATTAGGGGTATAACCTGCAAACCAGGCATCAACATAGTTGTCAGTTGTGCCTGTTTTTCCGGCACATGGCCGGTCGATTTTGCTGCCCACTGACGAGGCGGCTGTTCCTCGCCTTACTACCCCTTCCATCAAGCTGGTCATGATATAAGCGGTCTCTTTGGAGAGGATTTCCTGTTCCAGGGGGATGTTTTCTTCCAGAAGATTTCCCTCCTGGTCCTCAATAAATCTTATGGACATTGGTTCCACCTTTATTCCCTGGTTGGCAAAGACAGAATAAGCCACGGCCATTTCCAAAGGAGTGGCTTCAGATGTCCCCAGGGTTAAAGAGAGATTAGGTGTTAATGGACCTTCAATTCCCATAGCATGAGCATATTTAACCACCTGATCGGGACCAACTTCCTGCATCAGTTTAATCGAGGCAACATTGATGGATTTCTCCAGGGCTTCTCTGAGGGTAACCGCACCGCGGAATTTACCATCATAGTTCGTAGGGGCCCAGGTCTTTGCTCCCTCTATATTAAAACTGACCGGGACATCATAAAGAATACTGGTCGGAGTAAATCCGGCATCAATAGCCGCCGTATAAAGGAAAGGTTTAAAGGCCGAGCCGGGTTGTCTCCTGGCCTGGGTAGCCCGGTTAACCTGATTTCCCTTGGTAAATCCACTCCCTCCCACCATGGCCTTGATATGACCGGTGGAAGGGTCTACGGCTATCAGCGCCCCTTCTATCTTGGGTGACCCCGGTTTCTTGTCTTTATTTAACCTTTCGAGTCCCTCCCCTAAGACACGCTGGGCAACTTGCTGCATAGTCAGATCAAGAGTAGTATACACCCTGAATCCACCTTTATAGATAGCCGAATCACCATAGCGTTCCTCCAGTTCTTGTCTGACATATTCCACAAAATAGGGGGCCTTATTAATAGCAATGGTTCGTTTAAAGGCCGGGTTATCTCGCTGATTCTTCACAGAGGAGCGGAACAGGTCATATTTGGCCTGTTCCGCTTCTTCAGGAATTATGAAGCCTAAACTGACCATTCGGTTTAGGACTATAGCCTGTCTGCGCTTAGCTGCTTCAGGATGAAGAAAAGGAGAAAAATAATTAGGGGCCTTGGGTAAACCGGCTAACATAGCTGATTCAGCCAGGTTGAGTTCGGAAACCTTTTTATTAAAATAAAAATTAGCGGCCGCGCCTACTCCATAAACCCCATGTCCAAAGTAAATCTTATTGAGATATCGTTCCAGGATTTCTTCTTTAGTATATCGGCGTTCGATTTGGATAGCCAGCAGGGCTTCTTGAAATTTCCGGGCATAGGTTTTTTCAGAGGTGAGAAATAAGACCTTGGCTAACTGTTGAGTAATAGTGCTTCCTCCCTCGGCGATGCGACCGGCTTTAAAATTTGCCCAGAAGGCCCGGGCAATTCCCCTCAATGAGATGCCCCGATGCTGATAAAAATTAGTATCCTCAATAGCAATAAAGGCGTTTACCAGATGCTGCGGCACTTGAGGAAGGGCCACCAGTTCCCTCTTCAGTTCAAAGAATTCAGCCAATAGCTCCCCATTCCTGTCATAAACCTTGGTAGGAAACTCCCAGTATCGAACACCTTTATATTCCTCAATCGGAGCTAAGGACGGCAGCCGCCTTAAGTTGGCCGCCACCAATCCCACGCCGGTTCCGGCCATAATAAAGAGGAGGAGGAGGGAAATAATGCCGACTATTTCCCGCCATCCAAAGCTGTAATCTTTACGTTTAGAATAACCTTTCATCGTATCTACTCAAAATCAAGTTAAAAAAGTAAGCTCATTACAGATTATAATGCTTTAAGTTTCATCTCCTTTTGTACCGACAGCGTCGGCATAAGAGCTTCCCCTCCCTTGATGGGAGGGGTTAGGGGAGGGTGAAATAACAAGAGTAATAATATTGCCCGCCCATTTCACCCTCACCCTATCCCTCTCCCATCAAGGGAGAGGGAATTTTGCTTTGTCTCCCAACTAACTGCTTAACTTAGTTTTGAGTAGTTACCATCGTATCTACTCAAAATCAAGTTGAGAACTTGTCAATTGCGAGCCCGAACGGAGTGAGGGAGCAATCCGCCCTGTTTCGCCTTCGGCTCGCAGTCCTCGCCTTACGACACAGCCTCTTCAAGGGTAACTACTCAACTTAGTTTTGAGTAGTTACCTTTCATCGTAATTAAGTTTCGAGGTGACTACTCAGGTTGTTTAGACTGGAGGCTGAAGGCAGTTAGTTCTGGCGCCTTGACCGAATCGTAGTTACCTCATCGTCTGACTTCAATCGTGAAACTCCGATCACTCAAGCTGCCCCAGAGCAACCCGGTTATTGTCTCTCCTAAAGGAAAGGCAAAGTTATCGAACTTTCGGTTAGCCAGAGCCATTATCTCATTTTTACTTTGGGCCGCATCTTTAAGCCGGGTAGGCAGAAGGTAAGTGGACATAGTATAACCATCTTCCCACACCCGGTATATATTATAAGAAACCGGATATTGAATCAAGGCCGCGGCCGCTATGTAAGTTACGCCGTTATTCTGAGTAACCAGATGGGTATGAACGTGACCGGAGTGAACACTCACCACCTGAGGGTAAGATTCAAAAATGGCCTGCAGTTGGGCGTGATTGTCAATAAACCTTGACCCTACTATGTGGGAAGACTTGCCCCACATGGCAGAGGCTAAATCATCCATTATAGACATTCGGTTAACCCAATGGTGGAGAAAGACCATCGTAGGCTTGGTCTTATATTTATCCAGATCGCCTTTGAGCCAATCTAACTGATCTTGGTCAATATTTCCT from bacterium includes these protein-coding regions:
- a CDS encoding penicillin-binding protein 1A; translation: MKGYSKRKDYSFGWREIVGIISLLLLFIMAGTGVGLVAANLRRLPSLAPIEEYKGVRYWEFPTKVYDRNGELLAEFFELKRELVALPQVPQHLVNAFIAIEDTNFYQHRGISLRGIARAFWANFKAGRIAEGGSTITQQLAKVLFLTSEKTYARKFQEALLAIQIERRYTKEEILERYLNKIYFGHGVYGVGAAANFYFNKKVSELNLAESAMLAGLPKAPNYFSPFLHPEAAKRRQAIVLNRMVSLGFIIPEEAEQAKYDLFRSSVKNQRDNPAFKRTIAINKAPYFVEYVRQELEERYGDSAIYKGGFRVYTTLDLTMQQVAQRVLGEGLERLNKDKKPGSPKIEGALIAVDPSTGHIKAMVGGSGFTKGNQVNRATQARRQPGSAFKPFLYTAAIDAGFTPTSILYDVPVSFNIEGAKTWAPTNYDGKFRGAVTLREALEKSINVASIKLMQEVGPDQVVKYAHAMGIEGPLTPNLSLTLGTSEATPLEMAVAYSVFANQGIKVEPMSIRFIEDQEGNLLEENIPLEQEILSKETAYIMTSLMEGVVRRGTAASSVGSKIDRPCAGKTGTTDNYVDAWFAGYTPNLTAVVWVGYDRNRKSLGRGQTGGRAAAPIWTAFMQEVLKDVPPYEFNVPRNVSFAIVDRKNGLLVVDKEGNVIKEVFIRGTEPTGYTESASVNEADTMVDTEAPEEENVGEEIYKQKSVEAEKRIFEKLRLEE